In Opitutaceae bacterium TAV5, one genomic interval encodes:
- a CDS encoding acetyl xylan esterase, whose protein sequence is MSIISQFSRPAYENTGRDHGLRPVIPTETRTTAAETWERALRPALRREWLARLGAPSYSRGDYDPAAERISEQEEPEFRLEVYRQPTGPGMAQIVIVLHPRFPAGGGAGPNPCAVVPFYHAERSAGFVVGGARRGGRLERDADLREVVPLGLHLVRLGLTVACVEAFPFNTVEAPPAAELEADPFAWWRAAAARLRRDQPAWTGLGRLVHDTSRAVDLLLAQPGIDSARVLATGHSLGGKMAFFTGALDERIGAVIGSDFGLPWRSTNWHEPWYLGDRVPADDHGPALHEVLALLAPRPFFLVAGETDNRESWQYLEAARPVYALSGAGERIGCIDHSSGHAPPVAALEVAYAWLGEIFGLPARRWRA, encoded by the coding sequence ATGTCGATCATTTCACAGTTCAGCCGTCCTGCGTATGAAAATACCGGGCGGGATCACGGATTGCGTCCGGTAATCCCGACGGAAACACGAACGACTGCGGCAGAGACGTGGGAGCGGGCGTTGCGTCCGGCCCTGCGGCGCGAGTGGCTGGCGCGGCTGGGCGCGCCGTCGTATTCGCGAGGAGATTACGATCCGGCCGCGGAGCGGATTTCGGAGCAGGAGGAACCGGAATTTCGCCTGGAAGTGTATCGCCAGCCGACCGGGCCGGGCATGGCGCAGATCGTCATCGTGCTGCACCCGCGATTTCCGGCGGGCGGCGGCGCGGGTCCGAATCCTTGCGCGGTGGTGCCGTTTTATCACGCCGAGCGGTCAGCCGGATTTGTCGTCGGCGGGGCGCGACGCGGAGGCCGGCTGGAGCGCGATGCGGACCTGCGCGAGGTGGTTCCGCTGGGGCTGCATCTGGTGCGTCTGGGGCTGACGGTGGCGTGCGTCGAGGCTTTTCCCTTCAACACGGTGGAGGCGCCGCCGGCGGCGGAGCTGGAGGCCGATCCGTTTGCGTGGTGGCGCGCGGCGGCGGCGCGATTGCGCCGGGACCAGCCGGCGTGGACGGGGCTCGGGCGACTGGTGCACGACACGTCGCGAGCCGTGGATTTGCTGCTCGCGCAACCGGGCATCGATTCCGCCCGCGTGCTGGCGACGGGGCACTCGCTGGGAGGGAAAATGGCGTTCTTCACCGGAGCGCTCGACGAGCGCATCGGCGCGGTCATCGGATCGGACTTCGGTCTGCCGTGGCGATCGACCAACTGGCACGAACCCTGGTATCTCGGCGACCGCGTGCCGGCGGACGACCACGGACCGGCGCTGCACGAAGTGCTGGCCCTGCTGGCGCCGAGGCCGTTTTTCCTCGTGGCGGGCGAGACCGACAACCGCGAGAGCTGGCAATACCTGGAGGCGGCGAGGCCCGTGTATGCGCTGTCCGGGGCCGGGGAGAGGATTGGTTGTATAGATCATTCTTCCGGCCATGCGCCCCCGGTTGCGGCGCTGGAGGTGGCTTATGCGTGGCTGGGCGAAATCTTTGGCCTGCCCGCACGGCGCTGGCGGGCGTGA
- a CDS encoding N-acyl-D-glucosamine 2-epimerase encodes MRTAPIIPDGAAISASAGIWRDGIVRMAAGALETLLDRQRETYPFLDTKTDVATGLDFEAGDALRGPATVYTWIQGRGLEALAEHGRWLMRERKIGDGRKRRLLECISSVIPRVIRSMEIARRRNGGRLPFMMTTAGEALTVTDAGTVVPAEAGEAGRAGEGNSSGSGAACSLSDLFYAKGLMAAATFAGDAMAAREAEALFAEVIADLRRGRFRFGQVALDPKNPVREVPGRFSHAGRMIGIGAATVFWRCTGEARYRELGLEFVRWILERHVQTAAATESGAGVPPASEVARPSWPWTDQQQNAAGLFPVSAERQHSRARMPVPRQNHGLEARATSEAGRPRHFLDGDFWEFTDTDDAPWATPEGRVWSDPGHATEFAGLAFAHLRETGIKDAGLEACLRSVLRQNFANGFSDAGIGIVKSYDLAARRPINRDMPWWSLPETMRASALGAMTAGDSVEGTALEDIFRKCHDAFVTHYLRPERGFMAVPCLDEQGRISAAIPATPDADPCYHTGLSLLGCLPWLESNG; translated from the coding sequence ATGCGCACAGCACCGATCATTCCGGATGGCGCGGCGATTTCCGCTTCCGCCGGAATATGGCGGGACGGAATCGTGCGAATGGCGGCAGGCGCGCTTGAAACCCTGCTGGACCGCCAGCGGGAGACGTATCCGTTTCTGGACACCAAAACGGATGTCGCCACCGGCCTCGATTTCGAGGCCGGCGATGCGTTGCGGGGCCCGGCAACCGTCTACACCTGGATTCAGGGCCGGGGCCTCGAAGCGCTGGCGGAGCATGGCCGATGGCTGATGCGGGAGCGGAAGATCGGGGACGGGCGAAAGCGGCGATTGCTGGAATGTATTTCGTCGGTCATACCGCGGGTGATACGCAGCATGGAGATTGCCCGGAGGCGCAACGGTGGACGCCTGCCGTTCATGATGACGACGGCGGGAGAGGCGCTGACCGTGACGGATGCAGGTACGGTCGTGCCGGCCGAAGCGGGCGAAGCCGGCAGGGCAGGGGAGGGAAACAGCAGCGGGAGCGGTGCTGCGTGTTCGCTGAGCGATCTGTTTTATGCAAAAGGTCTGATGGCCGCGGCGACTTTTGCGGGGGACGCCATGGCTGCAAGGGAGGCGGAGGCACTGTTTGCCGAGGTGATCGCCGACTTGCGCCGGGGAAGATTCCGTTTCGGGCAGGTGGCGCTCGATCCGAAAAATCCGGTGCGGGAAGTGCCGGGTCGTTTTTCGCATGCCGGACGCATGATCGGAATTGGTGCCGCCACCGTGTTCTGGCGGTGTACCGGAGAGGCGCGTTACCGGGAACTGGGACTGGAGTTTGTCCGGTGGATTCTGGAGAGACATGTGCAGACAGCGGCGGCGACTGAAAGTGGCGCGGGCGTCCCGCCCGCATCCGAAGTGGCACGGCCATCCTGGCCGTGGACGGACCAGCAGCAAAACGCCGCCGGATTGTTTCCGGTCTCTGCGGAGAGGCAACACTCACGGGCAAGGATGCCCGTGCCACGCCAGAATCACGGGCTGGAAGCCCGTGCCACGTCAGAAGCGGGACGCCCGCGCCACTTTCTGGACGGCGATTTTTGGGAGTTCACCGATACGGACGACGCGCCGTGGGCGACGCCGGAAGGCCGCGTGTGGTCTGACCCCGGCCACGCGACGGAATTTGCCGGCCTTGCGTTTGCGCATCTGCGCGAAACCGGCATCAAGGATGCAGGACTCGAGGCGTGCCTGCGTTCCGTGCTGCGGCAGAACTTTGCCAACGGTTTTTCCGATGCCGGCATCGGCATCGTGAAGTCGTACGATCTCGCCGCGAGACGGCCGATCAACAGGGACATGCCCTGGTGGTCGCTGCCCGAAACCATGCGGGCATCCGCCTTGGGCGCGATGACGGCCGGAGACAGCGTCGAGGGTACGGCGCTCGAGGACATTTTCAGGAAGTGTCATGATGCGTTCGTTACACACTACCTGCGTCCGGAACGCGGTTTCATGGCGGTGCCGTGCCTGGATGAGCAAGGACGCATCTCGGCGGCAATCCCGGCGACGCCGGATGCTGATCCCTGTTATCACACCGGCCTGAGCCTGCTCGGCTGCCTGCCCTGGCTGGAGAGCAACGGCTGA
- a CDS encoding acetyl xylan esterase, with translation MRFGFLVTVMLLTGFVRLVAAAPDFILTIKTERADALYAENETVMFVITLTHGGQPVEGAEVDWKISKDGMPPVTSGRAVLEKGEARVTGSLPEPGFLQCRAEYAGATENGGKPLVALAGAGISPRKIRPSLPPPDDFDAFWAAQKAALAKVPANVRLTPVSGQDASLAFFDAQVDCVDGVPVSGYLVRPADAKPKSLPAILTVHGAGVGSARIEAAANWARQGVLALDINAHGLPNGQPQAWYDSLREGELKDYRIRGRTARDTIYFRGMFLRVLRALDVLAAQPEWDGRTLVIQGSSQGGAQAIAGAALDPRVTFFVAGVPAMCDHSALLAGRAAGWPKMVPADAAGKPHARALEAARYYDMVNFASRIRRPGFFTVGFIDTTCPPTSVYAAFNALRGTGRIFDDLAAGHTNTPEAMKRMRQAIRRHIQDQGKLFYMSK, from the coding sequence ATGCGTTTCGGTTTCCTGGTGACGGTCATGCTGTTGACCGGTTTTGTGCGGCTCGTCGCAGCCGCTCCGGATTTCATTCTTACGATAAAGACGGAGCGCGCCGATGCCCTCTATGCCGAGAATGAAACGGTGATGTTTGTCATCACGCTGACGCATGGCGGCCAGCCAGTCGAGGGAGCGGAGGTAGACTGGAAAATCAGCAAGGACGGAATGCCGCCCGTCACGAGCGGCCGGGCGGTCCTTGAAAAAGGCGAGGCACGGGTGACGGGATCATTGCCGGAGCCGGGATTCCTGCAATGCCGGGCGGAATACGCCGGTGCGACGGAGAACGGGGGCAAGCCGCTTGTTGCCCTTGCCGGTGCGGGGATTTCGCCGCGCAAGATCCGGCCGAGCCTGCCGCCGCCGGATGATTTCGACGCATTCTGGGCGGCACAAAAGGCGGCGTTGGCGAAAGTCCCGGCCAATGTTCGCCTCACGCCGGTGTCCGGCCAGGACGCATCGCTGGCGTTTTTTGATGCGCAGGTCGATTGCGTGGACGGCGTTCCTGTATCCGGTTATCTGGTCCGCCCCGCAGATGCGAAACCGAAGAGCCTGCCGGCGATTCTCACGGTGCATGGCGCAGGGGTGGGCAGTGCCCGGATCGAGGCCGCTGCGAACTGGGCCCGGCAGGGTGTGCTGGCGCTGGATATCAACGCGCATGGCCTGCCGAACGGACAACCGCAGGCCTGGTACGACAGCCTTCGGGAGGGGGAACTGAAGGACTACCGTATCCGCGGGCGCACCGCGCGCGACACGATCTATTTCCGGGGCATGTTCCTGCGCGTCCTGCGGGCGCTCGATGTGCTGGCGGCGCAGCCGGAATGGGACGGGCGCACGCTGGTCATCCAGGGCAGCAGTCAGGGAGGGGCTCAGGCCATCGCGGGAGCGGCGCTCGATCCACGGGTGACATTCTTCGTGGCGGGGGTGCCGGCGATGTGCGACCATTCGGCCCTGCTGGCCGGGCGTGCGGCGGGCTGGCCGAAAATGGTTCCGGCCGACGCGGCGGGAAAACCGCATGCGCGGGCGCTGGAAGCCGCCCGTTACTACGACATGGTCAATTTCGCTTCCCGCATCCGGAGACCGGGGTTCTTCACCGTCGGGTTTATCGACACGACCTGTCCTCCGACGTCGGTTTATGCTGCTTTCAATGCCCTGCGCGGCACCGGGCGGATTTTCGACGACCTTGCGGCCGGCCACACCAACACGCCCGAGGCGATGAAACGCATGC